Proteins encoded together in one Trueperaceae bacterium window:
- the upp gene encoding uracil phosphoribosyltransferase: MPTQIIDHPLIQHKLSLLRDATTPVRDFRSLAAELSMLMAFEAMRDLPLEDAEVRTPVATAKVRRLAGKKLALVAILRAGLIMVEGILDLVPSARVGHIGLYRDPDTLAPVSYYGKLPTDVAERDTFLLDPMLATGGSAVAALDHLAEAGAHNVRLLSILAAPEGVETVQAAHPDVPIILAALDERLNEHGYIVPGLGDAGDRIYGTL, encoded by the coding sequence GTGCCGACCCAGATCATCGATCACCCCCTGATCCAGCACAAGTTGTCGCTCCTGCGCGACGCGACGACGCCGGTGCGCGATTTCCGGTCGCTCGCCGCGGAGCTGTCGATGCTGATGGCGTTCGAGGCGATGCGCGACCTGCCGCTCGAGGACGCCGAGGTCCGCACGCCGGTCGCGACGGCGAAGGTCCGTCGCTTGGCCGGCAAGAAGCTGGCCCTCGTCGCGATCCTCCGCGCGGGCCTCATCATGGTCGAGGGCATCCTCGACCTGGTCCCCAGCGCGCGGGTGGGGCACATCGGCCTCTACCGCGATCCCGACACCCTCGCGCCGGTCTCGTACTACGGCAAGTTGCCGACCGACGTCGCCGAACGCGACACCTTTTTGTTGGACCCGATGCTCGCGACCGGCGGGAGCGCCGTCGCGGCGCTCGATCACCTGGCGGAGGCCGGGGCGCACAACGTCCGTCTCCTCAGCATCCTCGCCGCCCCGGAGGGCGTCGAGACCGTGCAGGCGGCGCACCCGGACGTGCCGATCATTCTCGCGGCGCTCGACGAGCGCCTGAACGAGCACGGCTACATCGTGCCCGGCCTCGGGGATGCGGGCGACCGCATCTACGGGACGCTCTAG
- a CDS encoding sulfurtransferase, producing the protein METQYAHPEVLVDTAWVEAHHADAGVKVLEVDEDVLLYEQGHVPGAVKLDWHTELQRPDVRDFVDEAGFAALMERKGVSNDDVVVLYGDKSNWWAAYAFWFLKYNGHADVRLMDGGRAKWIAEDRPTTTETPTPTPGTYAVPYRDASIRAFAPDVLQHLLAVKDGRGALVDVRSPAEFSGEKLHMPEYPQEGALRGGHIPGAANVPWAKAVNEDGTFRPASELAALYEGEGVTRDVPVVAYCRIAERSSHTWFVLKYLLGYPQVRNYDGSWTEWGNMVGVPIEQGDGD; encoded by the coding sequence ATGGAGACGCAGTACGCGCATCCCGAGGTCCTGGTCGACACCGCCTGGGTCGAGGCGCATCACGCCGACGCCGGCGTGAAGGTCCTGGAGGTCGACGAGGACGTCCTTCTGTACGAACAGGGGCACGTGCCGGGCGCCGTGAAGCTCGACTGGCACACGGAACTGCAGCGCCCCGACGTCCGCGATTTCGTGGACGAGGCCGGTTTCGCGGCGTTGATGGAACGCAAGGGCGTGTCGAACGACGACGTCGTCGTCCTGTACGGCGACAAGTCGAACTGGTGGGCGGCGTACGCCTTCTGGTTCCTGAAGTACAACGGCCACGCCGACGTGCGCCTGATGGACGGCGGCCGCGCGAAGTGGATCGCGGAGGACCGGCCCACGACGACCGAGACGCCGACGCCGACGCCGGGGACGTACGCGGTGCCGTACCGCGACGCGTCGATCCGCGCCTTCGCGCCGGACGTGCTGCAGCACCTGCTGGCCGTGAAGGACGGCCGCGGTGCGCTCGTCGACGTGCGCAGCCCCGCGGAGTTCAGCGGCGAGAAGCTGCACATGCCGGAGTACCCGCAGGAGGGCGCCCTCCGCGGGGGACACATTCCCGGCGCGGCGAACGTCCCGTGGGCGAAGGCCGTGAACGAGGACGGTACCTTCCGCCCCGCGAGCGAACTCGCGGCGCTGTACGAGGGCGAGGGCGTGACGCGGGACGTGCCGGTCGTGGCGTACTGCCGCATCGCGGAACGCAGCAGCCACACCTGGTTCGTCCTCAAGTACCTGCTGGGCTACCCCCAGGTCCGCAACTACGACGGCAGCTGGACGGAGTGGGGGAACATGGTCGGCGTCCCCATCGAGCAGGGCGACGGCGACTGA
- a CDS encoding MraY family glycosyltransferase: protein MSGSSLVPLVPWAAAVFLAALVTALLVVPPIRAFALRVGAVQEGGGRHGRGRRRHQGAVPNVGGLALLAAFLVAVAVGATLAPAAWTVDRGPLFAILLGGVLMTLVGLLDDLWDLPVAMRLAVQTVAAGILVANDVSIAFVTNYFAVGPFARWAGDGAFVFFGETAAAILTILWVVGFTNAFNFIDGVDGLSSGVAAIGSLSLLAVALQVDGRGAAVLLLAALAGAATGFLRHNAGPATIFMGDAGAYLLGYVLAAVSVLGALKVTAAVTIATPVLILGVPVVNIAQVTLRRLRRGANPARAHNDHLHDLLRARGRSERGVVLTLWAATLVLGVAGMLLAATPPAATAATVLLAVAATGGASALRWAEVRAAERAAERAGAVAVAASDAPPARREGRPPR, encoded by the coding sequence GTGAGCGGTTCGTCCCTCGTTCCCCTCGTGCCGTGGGCGGCGGCGGTGTTCCTCGCCGCGCTCGTCACGGCGCTCCTCGTCGTGCCGCCGATCCGCGCGTTCGCGCTGCGGGTCGGGGCGGTGCAGGAGGGCGGTGGCCGGCACGGGCGGGGCCGCCGCCGGCACCAGGGCGCCGTGCCGAACGTCGGCGGGTTGGCGCTCCTCGCGGCGTTCCTCGTCGCCGTCGCGGTGGGGGCGACGCTGGCGCCCGCGGCGTGGACGGTGGACCGCGGTCCGTTGTTCGCGATCCTCCTCGGGGGGGTCCTGATGACGCTCGTGGGGTTGCTGGACGACCTGTGGGACCTGCCGGTCGCCATGCGCCTCGCGGTGCAGACCGTCGCCGCCGGCATCCTCGTCGCCAACGACGTGTCGATCGCCTTCGTCACGAACTACTTCGCCGTCGGGCCGTTCGCGCGGTGGGCGGGCGACGGGGCGTTCGTGTTCTTCGGGGAGACCGCCGCCGCGATCCTCACGATCCTCTGGGTGGTCGGGTTCACCAACGCGTTCAACTTCATCGACGGGGTGGACGGCCTCTCGTCCGGCGTCGCGGCGATCGGCAGCCTCAGCCTGCTCGCGGTCGCGCTGCAGGTCGACGGGCGCGGCGCCGCGGTGCTGCTGCTCGCCGCCCTCGCGGGGGCGGCGACCGGCTTCCTGCGGCACAACGCCGGCCCTGCGACGATCTTCATGGGGGACGCCGGCGCCTACCTCCTCGGCTACGTCCTCGCCGCCGTCAGCGTCCTGGGGGCGCTCAAGGTGACCGCGGCGGTGACGATCGCGACGCCGGTGTTGATCCTCGGCGTGCCGGTCGTCAACATCGCGCAGGTGACGTTGCGGCGTCTGCGTCGCGGCGCCAACCCCGCCCGCGCCCACAACGATCACCTGCACGACCTGCTGCGGGCCCGCGGCCGGAGCGAACGCGGGGTGGTGCTGACCCTGTGGGCGGCGACGCTCGTGCTGGGCGTCGCCGGCATGCTCCTCGCCGCGACGCCGCCCGCCGCGACCGCGGCGACGGTCCTGCTCGCGGTGGCGGCCACGGGCGGCGCCAGCGCCCTGCGGTGGGCGGAGGTCCGCGCTGCGGAGCGGGCGGCGGAGCGTGCGGGTGCGGTCGCGGTCGCGGCGTCCGACGCGCCTCCGGCGCGACGCGAGGGCCGGCCGCCGCGGTGA
- a CDS encoding aspartate aminotransferase family protein — MSHADLQRRRDASVVRAAASIHPIYPAEAKGSYVWDGEGNRYLDFSVGIAVMNVGHSHPKVIEAVTKQASSFQHLCFAVGMHESYVELAERLNALMPGDGPSRAFFANSGAEAVENAVKIARVATGRPGIVAFTHAFHGRTHMALSLTAKANPYKAPFAPRAAEIYRADYPYCYRCPFGGPDADGGCCQHDANRLRDQVASFIGEDQVAAFLVEPVAGEGGFIPAPASFLRAVRAYADEIGALWIDDEVQSGIGRTGAWWAVDHDGLAPDLLTSAKALSSGFPLAAVVGRADVMDAPGPGHLGSTFGGNPVSIAAALATLDVIEEEDLLTRATHIGARFTSMLQDLQRSFPRIGDVRGVGAMIGIEFVADDAKTPDKGAVEAVVRHAREDGLLLLPTGTYGNVIRLLPPLNLSDAEIEEGLQKLEGAVRKALA, encoded by the coding sequence ATGTCCCACGCCGACCTGCAACGCCGCCGCGACGCGTCGGTCGTCCGCGCCGCCGCCTCGATCCACCCGATCTACCCCGCCGAAGCCAAGGGGAGTTACGTGTGGGACGGCGAGGGCAACCGGTACCTGGACTTCAGCGTCGGCATCGCCGTCATGAACGTCGGGCACTCCCACCCCAAGGTCATCGAGGCGGTCACGAAGCAGGCGTCGTCGTTCCAGCACCTGTGTTTCGCCGTCGGGATGCACGAGAGCTACGTCGAGCTCGCCGAACGCCTGAACGCCCTGATGCCGGGCGACGGGCCGTCGCGCGCCTTCTTCGCCAACAGCGGCGCGGAGGCGGTGGAGAACGCCGTGAAGATCGCCCGGGTCGCCACCGGCCGACCCGGCATCGTCGCCTTCACGCACGCCTTCCACGGCCGCACCCACATGGCGTTGTCGCTCACCGCGAAGGCGAACCCGTACAAGGCGCCGTTCGCGCCGCGCGCAGCGGAGATCTACCGCGCCGACTACCCCTACTGCTACCGCTGCCCGTTCGGAGGGCCCGACGCCGACGGCGGTTGCTGCCAGCACGACGCGAACCGTTTGCGCGACCAGGTCGCGTCGTTCATCGGGGAGGACCAGGTCGCGGCGTTCCTCGTCGAACCGGTCGCCGGCGAGGGCGGCTTCATCCCCGCGCCGGCGTCGTTCCTGCGCGCCGTTCGCGCCTACGCCGACGAGATCGGCGCGCTCTGGATCGACGACGAGGTCCAGTCCGGCATCGGCCGGACCGGCGCCTGGTGGGCGGTCGACCACGACGGCCTCGCACCCGACCTCCTCACGAGCGCCAAGGCGCTGTCGTCCGGCTTCCCCCTCGCCGCCGTCGTGGGCCGCGCCGACGTCATGGACGCGCCCGGCCCGGGGCACCTGGGCTCGACGTTCGGGGGCAACCCCGTCTCCATCGCCGCGGCGTTGGCGACCCTCGACGTCATCGAGGAGGAGGACCTGCTCACCCGCGCGACGCACATCGGGGCGCGCTTCACGTCGATGCTGCAGGACCTCCAGCGGTCGTTCCCGCGTATCGGGGACGTCCGCGGGGTCGGCGCGATGATCGGCATCGAGTTCGTGGCCGACGACGCCAAGACCCCCGACAAGGGGGCGGTCGAGGCGGTCGTGCGGCACGCCCGCGAGGACGGCCTGCTGCTGCTTCCGACCGGCACGTACGGCAACGTCATCCGCCTCCTCCCGCCGCTCAACCTGAGCGACGCGGAGATCGAGGAGGGCCTCCAGAAGCTCGAGGGGGCGGTGCGCAAGGCGCTCGCCTGA
- the wecB gene encoding UDP-N-acetylglucosamine 2-epimerase (non-hydrolyzing): MSGPHRVVVAFGTRPEAAKMAPVVAALADHPATTPYVLATGQHREQVRDVLAPFGVTPDEDLDVMTDRQGSADLVGRIVPALAARLRALAPAYLLVHGDTTTTFAAALAGFYEGVGVGHVEAGLRSFDLTQPFPEEGNRRLVDAIGDLALAPTDGARANLRREGRDDATVLVTGNTGVDAVRTVAGRAATPPLPAGTTGRVTVTLHRRENLPHLAAFAASIARLARDHPDLAFVWPVHRNPAVREAVRPAVHGVANVVTSDPLGYEAMVATLAASRLIVTDSGGLQEEGAALGVPVAVLRAVTERPEGVEAGVLRLLGTDPASVEAQLRALLAPDAPELMAMRDRPNPYGDGAAAPRVAAAVAWRLGAGPRPADWRGPVLPSPS; encoded by the coding sequence GTGAGCGGTCCGCATCGCGTCGTCGTGGCGTTCGGGACCCGGCCCGAGGCGGCGAAGATGGCGCCGGTCGTCGCGGCGCTCGCCGACCACCCGGCGACCACCCCGTACGTCCTGGCGACGGGGCAGCATCGCGAGCAGGTGCGCGACGTGCTGGCGCCGTTCGGCGTCACGCCGGACGAGGACCTCGACGTGATGACCGACCGGCAGGGGTCGGCGGACCTGGTGGGGCGGATCGTGCCCGCGCTCGCCGCGCGCCTGCGGGCGTTGGCGCCCGCCTACCTGCTGGTGCACGGCGACACCACCACGACGTTCGCTGCGGCGCTCGCCGGCTTCTACGAGGGGGTCGGCGTGGGGCACGTCGAGGCGGGCCTGCGCAGTTTCGACCTGACGCAGCCGTTCCCCGAGGAGGGGAACCGCCGACTGGTGGACGCGATCGGCGATCTCGCGCTCGCCCCGACCGACGGGGCGCGCGCGAACCTGCGGCGGGAGGGGCGCGACGACGCGACGGTGCTCGTGACCGGCAACACCGGCGTCGATGCGGTCCGGACGGTCGCCGGGCGGGCGGCGACGCCGCCGCTGCCGGCCGGCACGACCGGGCGCGTCACGGTGACGTTGCACCGCCGCGAGAACCTGCCGCACCTCGCGGCGTTCGCCGCCTCCATCGCGCGCCTCGCGCGCGACCATCCCGACCTCGCGTTCGTGTGGCCGGTCCACCGCAATCCCGCCGTCCGCGAGGCGGTGCGGCCCGCGGTCCACGGCGTCGCGAACGTCGTGACGTCGGACCCCCTGGGCTACGAGGCGATGGTGGCGACGCTCGCCGCCAGCCGCCTGATCGTGACCGACTCGGGCGGCCTCCAGGAGGAGGGGGCGGCGTTGGGCGTCCCCGTCGCGGTGCTGCGCGCGGTCACCGAGCGGCCCGAGGGCGTGGAGGCGGGCGTGCTGCGCCTCCTGGGCACCGACCCGGCGTCCGTCGAGGCGCAGTTGCGCGCCCTGCTCGCGCCGGACGCTCCGGAGCTCATGGCCATGCGCGACCGCCCCAACCCGTACGGCGACGGCGCCGCCGCGCCGCGCGTCGCGGCGGCGGTCGCGTGGCGGCTCGGAGCGGGCCCGCGCCCCGCCGACTGGCGTGGGCCGGTGCTACCCTCCCCGTCGTGA
- a CDS encoding class I SAM-dependent methyltransferase, which produces MTAPRAPARVRVTPDAPATARAEADALAARLAADGRPVAAPDAPPPEASHAVATFGAGTPTLAWVGPEAPPTPRPAVWGAPRAGRDPLVAALLGRAGGEVHVIDATAGWGTDAVHVARAGLSVTMLERDPLLAWWLASARARAEADPATATAAARVRVLATDAAAWLAAADGDARAVYLDPMYPREGERRAAKRGGAAFLRAWLGPPPDPAEVAALVAAARRVARRVVVKRPAKAPPVAPGASGAVRGRTTRFDVYPPA; this is translated from the coding sequence ATGACGGCCCCCCGCGCCCCCGCCCGCGTGCGCGTCACGCCCGACGCCCCCGCCACCGCGCGCGCCGAAGCGGACGCCCTCGCCGCCCGCCTCGCGGCGGACGGGCGCCCCGTGGCGGCCCCGGACGCGCCCCCACCGGAGGCGTCGCACGCCGTCGCGACGTTCGGGGCGGGGACCCCGACCCTCGCGTGGGTGGGGCCGGAGGCGCCCCCCACCCCGCGCCCGGCGGTGTGGGGGGCGCCCCGCGCGGGGCGCGACCCGCTCGTCGCGGCGCTGCTGGGGCGCGCGGGCGGCGAGGTCCACGTCATCGACGCGACCGCCGGGTGGGGGACGGACGCCGTGCACGTGGCGCGGGCCGGGCTGAGTGTCACGATGCTGGAGCGCGACCCCCTCCTGGCGTGGTGGCTTGCGTCGGCCCGCGCGCGGGCGGAGGCCGACCCCGCGACGGCCACCGCGGCGGCGCGCGTCCGGGTCCTCGCGACCGACGCGGCGGCCTGGCTGGCGGCGGCGGACGGGGACGCGCGTGCGGTCTACCTCGACCCGATGTACCCCCGCGAGGGCGAGCGCCGCGCCGCGAAGCGGGGCGGCGCGGCGTTCCTGCGGGCGTGGTTGGGGCCGCCGCCGGACCCGGCGGAGGTTGCGGCGTTGGTGGCGGCGGCGCGCCGCGTCGCGCGCCGGGTCGTCGTCAAGCGGCCGGCGAAGGCGCCGCCCGTCGCGCCGGGCGCGAGCGGAGCGGTGCGGGGCCGCACGACGCGGTTCGACGTGTATCCCCCCGCCTGA